Proteins from a genomic interval of Phalacrocorax aristotelis chromosome 3, bGulAri2.1, whole genome shotgun sequence:
- the MCM3 gene encoding DNA replication licensing factor MCM3, with translation MAAPAAGLEDAELREAQRDYLDFLDDEEDQGIYHSKVRDMISDNQYRLLVSINDLRRKNEKRANRLLSNAFEELIAFQRALKDFVASVDAVYAKQYEDFYIGLEGSFGSKHVSPRTLTACFLSCIVCVEGIVTKCSLVRPKIVRSVHYCPATKKTIERRYTDMTSLDAFPSSSVYPTKDEENNPLETEFGLSVYKDHQTITIQEMPEKAPAGQLPRSVDVILDDDLVDKVKPGDRIQVVGTYRCLPGKKGGYTSGTFRTILIACHVKQMSKDVRPLYSAADVAKIKRFSKSRSKDIFDQLARSLAPSIHGHEYIKKALLCMLLGGVEKVLENGSRIRGDINILLIGDPSVAKSQLLRYVLSTAPRAIPTTGRGSSGVGLTAAVTTDQETGERRLEAGAMVLADRGVVCIDEFDKMSDIDRTAIHEVMEQGRVTIAKAGIHARLNSRCSVLAAANPVYGRYDQYKTPMENIGLQDSLLSRFDLLFIVLDQMDPEQDRDISDHVLRMHRYRNPNEQDGDAMPLGSAVEILATEDPDFVQEEEQELQVYEKHDDLLHGPNRRKEKIVSMEFMKKYIHVAKMIKPVLTQESASYIAEEYSRLRSQSQMNSDIARTSPVTARTLETLIRLSTAHAKARMNKTVDLQDAEAALELVQFAYFKKVLEKEKKRRKQAEDDSETEKEEDEESQPQEERKMRRRKKARTGGEGDSYDPYDFSDAEEEMPEVQAHTPKTSETSAAGEAKKLELAEPRLKVFKAALLEVFKASHAQSVGLKNVMESINRDNPEPFSLAEVKVALAHMQDDNQIMVSDDIIFLI, from the exons ATGGCGGCCCCGGCGGCCGGGCTGGAGGACGCGGAGCTGCGGGAGGCGCAGCGCGACTACCTCGATTTCTTGGACGATGAG GAGGATCAAGGGATTTACCACAGCAAGGTCCGGGACATGATCAGCGACAACCAGTACCGCCTCCTCGTCAGCATCAACGACCTGCGGCGGAAGAACGAGAAGAGAGCCAACCG GCTTTTGAGCAACGCCTTTGAGGAGCTGATCGCCTTCCAGCGCGCCCTGAAGGATTTTGTCGCTTCCGTCGATGCCGTCTATGCCAAGCAGTACGAGGACTTCTACATCGGCCTGGAGGGCAGCTTCGGCTCCAAGCACGTCTCACCGCGGACGCTGACAGCCTGTTTCCTCAGCTGCATTGTCTGTGTGGAGGGCATTGTGACGAAAT GCTCTCTGGTTCGTCCAAAGATCGTCCGGAGCGTCCATTATTGCCCAGCTACCAAGAAGACTATTGAGCGCCGATACACGGACATGACCTCCCTGGATGCTTTCCCATCCAGCTCTGTCTACCCTACAAAG GATGAAGAGAATAACCCCCTGGAGACAGAGTTTGGCCTCTCTGTCTACAAGGACCATCAGACCATCACCATCCAGGAGATGCCCGAGAAGGCACCGGCGGGGCAGCTGCCACGTTCGGTGGATGTCATTCTGGATGATGATCTGGTGGACAAGGTGAAGCCTGGGGACCGCATCCAGGTGGTGGGGACATACCGCTGCCTGCCAGGAAAGAAAGGGGGTTACACTTCAGGGACTTTCAG GACTATCCTCATTGCCTGCCACGTGAAGCAGATGAGCAAAGACGTCCGGCCTCTCTACTCTGCTGCTGATGTGGCCAAGATCAAGAGATTCAGCAAGAGTCGCTCCAAg GATATCTTTGACCAGCTGGCAAGATCCCTGGCTCCCAGCATCCATGGGCACGAGTACATCAAGAAGGCCCTTCTCTGCATGCTGCTCGGAGGGGTGGAGAAGGTCCTGGAGAACGGGAGCCGCATCCGAGGAGACATCAACATCTTGCTGATAG GAGACCCTTCAGTCGCCAAATCTCAGCTGCTGCGGTACGTGCTCAGCACCGCACCCCGCGCCATCCCCACCACCGGCAGAGGCTCCTCTGGTGTTGGCCTGACTGCCGCTGTCACCACGGACCAAGAAACTG GTGAGCGGCGCCTGGAAGCAGGGGCCATGGTGTTGGCCGACCGAGGGGTGGTATGCATTGATGAGTTCGACAAGATGTCTGATATTGACCGCACGGCCATCCACGAGGTGATGGAGCAGGGCCGCGTCACCATCGCCAAGGCAGGCATCCATGCCCGCCTCAACTCCCGCTGCAGCGTCCTGGCGGCGGCCAACCCCGTCTACGGCCGG TACGACCAGTACAAGACACCCATGGAGAACATTGGCCTGCAGGACTCCTTGCTTTCCCGCTTCGACCTGCTCTTCATTGTGCTGGACCAGATGGATCCTGAGCAGGACAGGGATATCTCGGACCACGTTCTGCGCATGCACCGCTACCGCAACCCCAACGAGCAGGATGGGGACG CCATGCCCCTGGGCAGTGCCGTGGAGATCCTGGCTACAGAGGACCCTGACTTTGtgcaggaggaggaacaggAGCTCCAAGTGTATGAGAAACATGATGACCTCCTGCATGGGCCCAACCGCCGCAA GGAGAAGATCGTCAGCATGGAGTTCATGAAGAAGTACATCCACGTAGCAAAGATGATTAAGCCTGTCTTGACCCAGGAGTCAGCAAGCTACATAGCAGAGGAGTACTCCCGCCTGCGCAGCCAGAGCCAGATGAACTCGGACATCGCCAGG ACCTCCCCAGTCACGGCCCGTACGCTGGAGACCCTGATCCGCCTCTCCACGGCCCATGCCAAGGCCAGGATGAACAAGACGGTTGATCTGCAGGACGCCGAGGCGGCTTTGGAGCTGGTGCAGTTTGCCTACTTCAAAAAG GtgctggagaaggagaagaagcgCAGAAAGCAGGCAGAGGATGACTCAGAGACcgagaaggaggaggatgaggagtcGCAGCCCCAGGAGGAGCGCAAGATGAGGAG GAGAAAGAAGGCACGCACAGGAGGCGAGGGTGATTCCTACGACCCGTATGACTTCAGTGATGCTGAGGAGGAGATGCCGGAGG tCCAGGCACACACTCCAAAGACATCCGAGACCTCAGCCGCTGGCGAAGCGAAGAAGCTGGAGTTGGCTGAGCCAAG GTTGAAAGTGTTCAAGGCTGCTCTTCTGGAGGTCTTCAAAGCTTCCCATGCCCAGTCTGTGGGTCTGAAGAATGTGATGGAGTCCATCAACCGTGACAACCCTGAGCCCTTCTCGCTGGCTGAAGTGAAGGTGGCGCTGGCCCACATGCAAGATGACAACCAGATTATGGTGTCCGATGACATTATCTTCTTAATCTGA
- the LOC142055702 gene encoding interleukin-17F-like has translation MAFASSSVVFRSLLLVLILALTVRSLPHRRVVHPQPSTDNGSARLREDCLNQKDLKFPTTMNVDIRISSSDHAFRMVHDVRNRSLAPWDYRLDEDPNRFPQVIAEAKCRLSGCVNSLGQEDHSLNSVPIQQEILVLRREQKGCLTTFHLEKKIITVGCTCAAPVVHHQS, from the exons ATGGCTTTTGCCAGCTCCTCAGTGGTg tTCAGGTCACTGCTTTTGGTGCTGATTCTAGCACTCACTGTAAGGAGCTTACCCCATAGAAGGGTAGTTCATCCTCAACCCAGCACGGACAATGGTTCTGCGAGGCTTCGTGAAGATTGCCTGAACCAAAAGGATCTCAAATTCCCTACAACGATGAACGTTGACATTCGTATCAGCAGTTCAGATCATGCCTTTAGGATGGTCCATGATGTCAGAAACCGGTCTCTCGCTCCTTGGGATTACAG GCTTGACGAGGATCCCAACCGCTTCCCCCAGGTGATCGCTGAAGCCAAGTGCCGCCTCTCTGGCTGCGTGAACTCACTGGGGCAGGAGGACCACAGCCTCAACTCCGTCCCCATCCAGCAGGAGATCCTCGTCCTCCGGCGGGAGCAGAAGGGCTGCCTGACCACCTTCCacctggagaagaaaatcaTCACTGTGGGCTGCACATGTGCCGCTCCAGTCGTCCACCACCAGTCCTAG
- the IL17A gene encoding interleukin-17A, translating to MSLILCASLFRSLLLMLLVMLSASSFAYGKVIQPGLKPESLFKQAYAGCLTQKDSKFPQTVRVNISISNMNQDTKNTLDVSSRSLAPWDYRIDEDHNRFPQVIADAKCRHSRCVNLDGQLDHSVNSVPIKQEILVLRREQKGCHQSYRLEKKIITVGCTCVTPLIRLQA from the exons ATGTCTCTGATCCTTTGCGCTTCTCTG TTCAGATCACTGCTCTTAATGCTGCTGGTCATGCTGTCAGCCAGCAGTTTTGCCTACGGGAAGGTGATACAGCCTGGGCTCAAGCCGGAGAGCCTCTTCAAGCAAGCGTATGCTGGATGCCTGACCCAAAAAGATTCAAAATTCCCTCAAACTGTGAGAGTCAACATAAGCATCAGCAACATGAACCAGGACACCAAAAATACTCTTGATGTCAGCAGCCGCTCTCTGGCTCCGTGGGATTACAG GATCGATGAGGACCACAACCGTTTCCCTCAAGTGATCGCTGACGCCAAATGCCGCCACTCCAGGTGTGTGAATTTGGACGGGCAGCTGGACCACAGCGTCAACTCCGTCCCCATCAAACAGGAGATCCTCGTCCTCCGGAGGGAGCAGAAGGGCTGCCACCAGTCATACCGgttggagaagaaaataatcactGTGGGTTGCACATGTGTCACCCCCTTGATCCGACTCCAGGCTTAA